The following proteins come from a genomic window of Anopheles ziemanni chromosome 3, idAnoZiCoDA_A2_x.2, whole genome shotgun sequence:
- the LOC131284781 gene encoding ankyrin repeat domain-containing protein 27-like: MDTLQYDEDISANGYYQRLLSDHHSILETAAVEGWIVCVPRVGSFSDQCLQDQEFALAHVLVPNEELPETHFFNLNFLQLKLAERALVFGGMRVRILFEEIFYRDGLKYKVWCIERPLHDMKKYGTYAEDDLSLGRFLGIGSLTEAVEFIRTAAKKKDIFGRMDARVQQFVRANGDFGRWQFEEQKALVKMVYVECLDLILQNRKLKDRCQRDMLLRRNVKVAIETYVMDKLYDHVKSVIDVCRMEQAEGFNKTLRNLGDVHCTEFEVAQRFGDLIPLAKKELAKIDHARTVIDKIGCLQRVMDVLTKGNGSLQDTVTVDDLVPLFIFLILKSGLTHWMMTITFLKEFQFNNVFREQHIETGQHGFLIATLEAAIVYVGCGSITRTQRLGVNLDPRVRSSRSTGSSEEDEEEEDSLAAWGQFRNADDFLNYLLALMRKDEETRVVELLQDITNNQALLCNVPNEEAGYYYYLPSIDDQNQQGQAAIHLAAILGNAKLLTLILSLQPNVNAVDAKNWTALHYAAANGHQNLLLLLLHAGININSTSNDLHTSLHLACLNGHSGCVKALLYFSEHMRIYVDVNAATELGHTPLHYAAKWGFLDIVETLVEYSARVEVVNKLGATPLRYSHNVRITKLLVDALNDQRRIAAGRGPRSNGRPTTGYLVADELLSSQRYSDHDLLSEDAREKRTIEEMKRIEKALEAIAAQDTKLACVYLGIDGGKDGRVGDLLPSPRSDYEQGNGEKLCHPLCTCNRCVRKSSEFYNLLRKPFGSSAKPPASEPPRAPRLRLNLNAVNGEGYTALHVAAMHGNVEMVRVLLDEHVNPTIRLKSGATALHLATRERRLRIVRMLLARCPTADIVDLKDSRGDTPLHYAVEQNNLQLVQMLLEARADRSIRNLQGKRPIDIAKNNLYFNVVNLLEQQS; encoded by the coding sequence ATGGATACGCTGCAGTACGATGAGGATATTTCCGCCAATGGCTACTACCAGCGGTTACTAAGCGACCACCACAGCATCCTGGAGACGGCCGCCGTCGAGGGTTGGATCGTGTGCGTACCGCGCGTCGGTTCCTTCAGCGACCAGTGCCTGCAGGATCAGGAGTTTGCCCTGGCGCACGTCCTCGTGCCGAACGAGGAGCTTCCGGAGACGCACTTCTTCAACCTGAACTTCCTGCAGCTGAAGCTGGCCGAGCGGGCGCTCGTGTTCGGCGGCATGCGCGTGCGCATTCTGTTCGAGGAGATATTCTACCGCGACGGGCTGAAGTACAAGGTGTGGTGCATCGAGCGGCCCCTGCACGACATGAAGAAGTACGGCACGTACGCGGAGGACGATCTGTCGCTCGGGCGGTTCCTCGGCATCGGTAGTCTCACCGAGGCGGTCGAGTTTATTCGCACGGCGGCGAAAAAGAAGGACATCTTCGGCCGGATGGACGCGAGGGTGCAGCAGTTCGTGCGGGCGAACGGCGACTTCGGCCGGTGGCAGTTCGAGGAGCAGAAGGCCCTGGTCAAGATGGTGTACGTCGAGTGCTTGGATTTGATACTGCAGAACCGCAAGCTGAAGGACCGCTGCCAGCGCGATATGCTGCTGCGGCGCAACGTGAAGGTTGCCATCGAGACGTACGTCATGGACAAGCTGTACGATCACGTGAAGAGCGTGATCGACGTGTGCCGGATGGAGCAAGCGGAGGGCTTCAACAAAACGCTACGCAACCTGGGCGATGTGCACTGTACCGAGTTCGAGGTGGCCCAGCGGTTCGGCGATCTGATACCGCTGGCGAAGAAGGAGCTGGCCAAAATCGACCATGCGCGCACGGTGATCGATAAGATCGGTTGCCTGCAGCGGGTGATGGATGTGCTGACGAAAGGGAATGGCTCGTTGCAGGACACGGTCACCGTGGACGATCTGGTgccgttgtttatttttctcatcctAAAGTCGGGCCTCACGCACTGGATGATGACGATCACGTTCCTGAAGGAGTTCCAGTTCAACAACGTGTTCCGCGAGCAGCACATCGAGACGGGTCAGCATGGTTTCCTCATCGCGACACTCGAGGCGGCCATCGTGTACGTCGGCTGTGGGAGTATTACGCGAACTCAGCGGCTCGGTGTCAACCTGGACCCACGAGTACGCTCCTCACGGTCCACGGGCAGCtcggaggaggacgaggaagaggaggacaGTCTGGCGGCATGGGGGCAGTTTCGTAATGCGGACGATTTCCTCAACTACCTGCTCGCGCTGATGCGCAAGGACGAGGAGACGCGCGTCGTGGAGCTGCTGCAGGATATCACCAACAATCAGGCGCTGCTGTGCAACGTGCCGAACGAGGAGGCCGGTTACTACTACTATCTTCCCTCGATCGACGACCAGAACCAGCAGGGCCAGGCGGCGATACACCTGGCGGCGATCCTAGGCAACGCCAAGCTCCTGACGCTCATCCTCTCCCTCCAGCCGAACGTGAACGCCGTCGACGCAAAGAACTGGACCGCGCTGCATTACGCCGCAGCGAACGGTCATCAGAatctgctactgctgctgctgcacgcgGGGATTAACATTaacagcaccagcaacgaTCTACACACATCGCTCCATTTGGCGTGTCTTAATGGCCACAGTGGATGTGTGAAAGCGTTGCTGTACTTCTCCGAGCACATGCGCATCTACGTCGACGTGAACGCGGCCACCGAGCTGGGCCACACACCGCTGCACTACGCCGCCAAGTGGGGCTTCCTGGACATCGTCGAAACGCTGGTCGAGTACTCGGCCCGGGTGGAGGTGGTCAACAAGCTGGGCGCCACGCCGTTACGCTACTCGCACAACGTTCGCATTACGAAACTGCTGGTGGACGCGCTGAACGACCAGCGGCGCATTGCCGCCGGACGTGGGCCCCGGTCGAACGGGCGCCCGACGACCGGGTATCTGGTGGCAGATGAGCTGCTCAGTTCCCAGCGCTACTCGGACCACGATCTGCTCTCGGAGGATGCCCGGGAAAAGCGCACAATCGAGGAAATGAAGCGCATCGAGAAAGCACTGGAAGCCATCGCCGCCCAGGACACCAAGCTGGCCTGCGTTTACCTTGGCATCGATGGCGGGAAGGACGGTCGGGTGGGTGACCTGCTACCGTCACCTCGTTCGGACTACGAGCAGGGAAATGGTGAGAAACTCTGCCACCCGCTGTGCACCTGCAATCGATGCGTTCGGAAGTCGTCCGAGTTCTACAACCTGCTGCGGAAACCGTTTGGGTCGTCGGCCAAACCACCGGCGTCGGAACCCCCGAGGGCGCCGCGACTCCGGCTCAACCTGAACGCCGTCAACGGCGAAGGCTACACGGCCCTGCACGTGGCGGCCATGCACGGCAACGTCGAGATGGTCCGGGTGTTGCTGGACGAACACGTCAATCCCACCATTCGGCTGAAGTCCGGTGCGACCGCGCTCCATCTGGCGACACGCGAGCGACGGTTGCGCATCGTTCGTATGCTGCTGGCCCGGTGTCCGACGGCCGACATCGTCGACCTGAAGGACAGCCGGGGCGACACACCGCTGCACTACGCGGTCGAGCAGAACAATTTGCAGCTGGTGCAGATGCTGCTGGAGGCCCGGGCGGATCGGAGCATACGCAACCTGCAGGGCAAACGGCCGATAGACATAGCAAAGAATAATCTGTACTTTAATGTGGTCAACCTGCTCGAACAGCAGTCGTAA
- the LOC131288854 gene encoding uncharacterized protein LOC131288854: MASGTGEGDREKASEMISVKLLNQFHTRSFKADDQQGSSETSSPDGRSPPTGPNYETVNLPDQSEPVIRGEPPQLRPSPIEPDLIDVKENVIEDDFLPIAPRVEKRLRDDARVPEKTTPLPAIKRSSPVGNRSTSTTLTTTTTRTTTSMTTIRKVRRRKTIVMSSKPARTDTTTPRSLPTTSLATTMTPKLIVPTSRKPPPLPRIDITKLNLEHLENELVSFPNLSAHPQALQASSPSRLLPRSIRPQRNIAPQEAAPSCGCQHRKRSLAPQHYSSSEENADYDEYDDYDYNDVRRSAIPYGKLADAGPMLFPAMSRLLAPGSSEPATEGSVERAEKVHGTLERLMGIVTIFSHVDEFIQRKTKQSIRRLARLYESEELY; encoded by the exons ATGGCAAGCGGTACGGGTGAAGGTGACCGCGAAAAAG CGAGTGAGATGATCTCGGTGAAACTGCTGAACCAATTCCACACGAGATCGTTCAAGGCAGACGATCAGCAGGGAAGCTCGGAAACGAGTTCCCCCGATGGCCGATCACCGCCAACGGGGCCGAACTATGAGACTGTAAATCTACCGGACCAGAGTGAGCCTGTCATCAGGGGTGAGCCTCCCCAGCTGAGGCCATCTCCCATCGAGCCGGATCTCATTGATGTGAAGGAGAACGTCATCGAGGACGACTTCTTGCCCATCGCGCCGCGGGTAGAAAAACGGTTGCGAGACGATGCACGGGTACCCGAAAAAACTACTCCTTTGCCGGCGATAAAGCGAAGCAGCCCCGTTGGAAACAGGTCCACGTCGACGACGCTGACAACGACGACCACCAGAACCACGACCAGTATGACCACGATTcggaaagtgcgtcgaagaaAGACGATCGTGATGAGCAGCAAACCGGCTAGAACCGACACCACCACACCACGGTCGCTTCCAACCACCTCACTGGCAACAACTATGACCCCGAAATTGATTGTCCCGACTAGCCGGAAGCCTCCACCGCTGCCCCGGATAGACATCACCAAGCTCAACCTTGAACATCTTGAAAATGAACTGGTTTCTTTTCCGAACCTATCTGCTCACCCACAGGCGTTGCAGGCATCCTCCCCCTCTAGGCTGCTGCCGAGGAGCATCCGGCCCCAGCGGAACATCGCACCACAGGAGGCGGCTCCGAGCTGTGGCTGTCAGCACCGGAAGCGCTCGCTGGCACCGCAACACTACTCCTCGTCGGAAGAGAACGCCGACTACGACGAGTATGATGACTACGACTACAATGACGTGCGGCGGAGTGCGATCCCGTACGGCAAGCTGGCCGACGCCGGACCAATGCTTTTCCCGGCCATGTCGCGGCTGCTTGCCCCAGGCTCGTCGGAACCGGCGACCGAGGGCAGTGTCGAGCGGGCGGAAAAGGTCCATGGCACGCTGGAGCGACTGATGGGAATCGTTACGATATTTTCGCACGTGGACGAGTTTATTCAGCGCAAAACGAAGCAGTCGATAAGACGGCTAGCTCGTTTGTACGAAAGTGAGGAACTGTATTAA